One segment of Enterobacter ludwigii DNA contains the following:
- a CDS encoding MbtH family protein translates to MEFSNPFDNPQGQFAILRNDQGQYSLWPQQCQLPAGWRVVCEAQSQEACQQWLADHWQTLQPSYFAGEKA, encoded by the coding sequence ATGGAATTCAGCAACCCTTTCGATAATCCGCAGGGTCAGTTTGCGATTTTGCGTAACGACCAGGGACAGTACAGTCTGTGGCCGCAGCAGTGCCAGCTGCCGGCGGGCTGGCGCGTGGTCTGTGAAGCGCAGTCTCAGGAAGCCTGTCAGCAGTGGCTCGCCGACCACTGGCAAACCCTGCAACCGTCTTATTTTGCGGGAGAGAAAGCATGA
- the fes gene encoding enterochelin esterase, whose amino-acid sequence MTGLKTGSEAWWQSKNGPEWTREKGHYRVTFWWRDPAGTQKTSPLKRVWLYITGVTDHHQNARPQSLERIPDTDVWQWQGAFTPQWRGSYCFIPSVNDDDFADAVFHGEQPDRLALREGWRKLLPAAMADPLNPQSWRGGRGHPVSALEMPEAPVQPGWNTPATPGNAPVCFEWESVRLNNRRRVWVFTTGEDSPERPLAVLLDGQFWAESMPVWSPLTALTNAGKLPPAVYVLIDVIDMAHRNHELPCNPDFWQAVQEELLPRVNSRTPFSDRADRTVVAGQSFGGLSSLYAGLNWPERFGCVLSQSGSYWWPHRGGQQDGLLIEQLKAGDLTARGLRIVLEAGRNEPLIFRANQAIYAELHPQQPVIWRQVDGGHDALCWRGGLTQGLMTLWQPLIH is encoded by the coding sequence GTGACGGGGTTAAAAACGGGAAGTGAAGCCTGGTGGCAGTCGAAAAACGGACCCGAATGGACCCGCGAGAAGGGGCACTATCGCGTCACTTTCTGGTGGCGTGATCCGGCAGGAACGCAAAAAACCTCGCCGCTAAAACGCGTCTGGCTCTACATCACCGGCGTGACCGATCACCATCAAAATGCCCGTCCGCAATCCCTTGAGCGCATTCCTGATACTGACGTCTGGCAGTGGCAGGGCGCGTTCACCCCGCAATGGCGCGGCAGCTACTGTTTTATCCCCTCAGTAAACGACGATGATTTTGCCGACGCGGTCTTCCACGGCGAGCAACCCGATCGTTTGGCGCTGCGTGAAGGCTGGCGAAAGTTGCTCCCCGCGGCGATGGCCGATCCGTTAAATCCGCAAAGCTGGCGCGGCGGACGCGGGCATCCCGTCTCGGCGCTCGAAATGCCCGAGGCCCCGGTTCAGCCCGGCTGGAACACGCCCGCAACGCCCGGCAACGCGCCCGTCTGCTTTGAATGGGAAAGCGTGCGTCTGAATAACCGCCGCCGGGTGTGGGTTTTCACCACCGGTGAAGACAGCCCGGAGCGGCCGCTTGCCGTACTGCTCGACGGCCAGTTCTGGGCCGAAAGCATGCCCGTGTGGTCTCCGCTAACCGCGCTGACAAACGCGGGCAAATTGCCGCCTGCCGTCTACGTCTTAATCGATGTGATCGACATGGCGCATCGCAATCACGAGTTACCCTGCAACCCGGATTTCTGGCAGGCGGTGCAGGAGGAACTTCTCCCGCGGGTGAACAGCCGCACTCCGTTCAGCGACCGCGCCGACCGAACGGTAGTCGCGGGTCAAAGCTTTGGCGGCCTCTCTTCACTTTATGCCGGGCTTAACTGGCCCGAGCGCTTTGGCTGCGTATTAAGCCAGTCCGGCTCCTACTGGTGGCCGCACCGTGGCGGTCAGCAGGACGGGTTGCTCATCGAACAACTTAAAGCGGGCGACCTCACCGCGCGCGGGCTGCGTATCGTTCTTGAGGCCGGACGCAATGAGCCGCTCATCTTCCGCGCGAATCAGGCGATCTACGCCGAACTGCACCCGCAGCAACCGGTTATCTGGCGTCAGGTTGACGGCGGACACGACGCGCTTTGCTGGCGCGGTGGGCTGACGCAGGGGCTGATGACCCTCTGGCAGCCGCTTATTCACTAA